In Raphanus sativus cultivar WK10039 chromosome 5, ASM80110v3, whole genome shotgun sequence, the following proteins share a genomic window:
- the LOC108861772 gene encoding pentatricopeptide repeat-containing protein At1g12620-like: MRCFSGVDEIRSSQGRYAASRVGVFQICRFENQTNLMLCRRLVLSRGGTRTTPYVSFILTSCERGFSGGGGVSSRSGRNLSCYKERLRSGIAGIKKDEAVALFQSMIRSRPLPTLIDFNQLFTAVAKTKQYDLVLHLCNQMELQGIAHDIYTLSIVINCFCRRRRLGFAFSAMGKMLKLGYEPNTVTFSTLINGLCQEGRVSQAVELVDRMVEMEVVPNLIILNTLVNGLCLKGEVSEAMSLIDRMMANGCQPNEVTYGPILNRMCKSGNTALAFDLFRKMEDRKIKLDAVKYNIIIDGLCKDGSLEDALNLFNEMETKGIKADVCTYTSLIGGFCSFGRWDDGAQLLKDMIAREITPDVFTFNTLIDSFVKEGKLTEAKELYNEMITRGIDPTTITYNSLIYGLCMENNTLGEANQMLELMVTRGCDPSIVTYNTLVNGYCKAKRVDEAMRLFRKMSPTGMVANTVTYSSLIQGFCHSGKINVAKELFQEMVSEGVHPDIVTYGILLDGLCDNGELDKALEILDQMHNSKMELDIGVYNIIIHGMCNASKVDEAWELFCSLPSKGVEPDVKTYTIMIGGLCKKGSLSEAGLLFKKMEEDGIAPSSGTYNTSIRAYLREGDLAKSAKLIEEMKSCGFCADVSTIKIVMDMLSDGRMKKSFLDMLS, translated from the coding sequence ATGAGATGTTTTTCTGGTGTAGATGAAATTCGTTCAAGTCAGGGAAGATACGCCGCGAGTAGAGTAGGTGTTTTCCAGATTTGTAGATTTGAAAACCAAACAAACCTAATGTTGTGTCGGAGATTGGTGCTGAGTCGGGGAGGTACTCGTACTACTCCATATGTCTCTTTTATCCTTACCTCTTGCGAACGAGGCTTctctggtggtggtggtgtcaGCAGCAGAAGCGGTAGAAATCTCTCTTGTTACAAAGAGAGATTGAGAAGTGGCATAGCTGGTATAAAGAAAGATGAGGCTGTTGCTCTGTTTCAGTCCATGATTAGGTCTCGTCCTCTTCCTACGCTCATAGATTTCAATCAGCTGTTTACTGCAGTTGCCAAAACAAAACAGTATGATCTCGTGTTACATCTTTGCAACCAAATGGAGCTGCAAGGAATTGCACACGACATTTACACTCTGAGTATCGTCATCAATTGCTTCTGCCGGCGTCGCCGACTCGGTTTTGCTTTTTCTGCGATGGGAAAGATGTTGAAACTTGGGTATGAGCCTAACACTGTCACATTCTCTACTTTGATCAACGGTTTATGTCAGGAGGGTCGAGTTTCCCAAGCTGTGGAGTTAGTTGATCGTATGGTGGAAATGGAGGTTGTTCCAAATCTTATTATACTCAACACTCTTGTCAATGGGCTTTGTCTCAAAGGTGAAGTGTCTGAAGCAATGTCTTTGATAGACCGAATGATGGCTAATGGATGCCAACCCAATGAAGTTACTTATGGTCCTATTTTAAACAGAATGTGCAAGTCAGGGAACACTGCCTTGGCTTTCGATCTGTTCAGGAAGATGGAAGATAGAAAGATCAAGCTTGATGCTGTCAAATACAATATCATCATAGACGGTCTTTGCAAAGACGGGAGCCTTGAAGATGCCCTCAACCTTTTCAATGAAATGGAAACCAAAGGGATCAAAGCAGATGTCTGTACCTACACCTCTCTCATAGGAGGCTTCTGTAGTTTTGGTAGATGGGATGATGGCGCACAGCTGCTGAAGGATATGATTGCAAGGGAAATCACCCCGGACGTCTTCACTTTCAATACTTTGATTGATAGTTTTGTGAAAGAAGGAAAGCTTACCGAGGCTAAAGAGCTGTACAATGAGATGATCACAAGAGGGATAGATCCTACTACCATTACGTATAATTCTTTAATATATGGGTTGTGCATGGAGAACAACACCCTAGGTGAAGCCAACCAGATGCTGGAACTGATGGTTACCAGGGGATGCGATCCTAGCATCGTGACTTATAACACCCTTGTAAACGGATATTGCAAGGCGAAACGGGTTGATGAAGCCATGAGACTTTTCCGCAAAATGTCTCCAACAGGAATGGTTGCCAATACAGTCACTTATAGCAGTCTCATCCAAGGGTTTTGTCACTCAGGAAAAATTAACGTTGCCAAGGAACTCTTCCAAGAGATGGTTTCTGAAGGTGTTCATCCTGATATTGTGACTTACGGTATTTTGCTGGATGGGTTGTGTGACAATGGAGAACTAGACAAGGCTTTGGAAATACTTGATCAAATGCACAACAGTAAGATGGAACTTGACATTGGTGTCTATAATATCATCATTCACGGGATGTGCAATGCAAGTAAGGTCGATGAAGCTTGGGAGTTATTCTGTAGCCTACCTTCGAAAGGAGTGGAGCCTGATGTCAAAACATATACTATTATGATTGGAGGATTATGTAAGAAAGGTTCATTGTCTGAAGCGGGCCTGTTGTTTAAGAAAATGGAAGAGGATGGGATTGCGCCAAGTAGCGGTACATACAACACTTCTATCAGGGCATATCTCCGAGAAGGTGACTTAGCCAAATCAGCTAAACTTATAGAAGAAATGAAGAGTTGTGGGTTCTGTGCAGATGTTTCCACCATTAAGATTGTTATGGATATGTTATCGGATGGTAGAATGAAGAAAAGCTTTCTAGACATGCTTTCTTAG